A single region of the Nocardioides aurantiacus genome encodes:
- a CDS encoding DUF3159 domain-containing protein, producing MTEPEAPATTPPAAPPSAATVEEVVRKQLGEALGGVRGMLEAAVPTVCFTVLFLTLHDLRLAITVSVAAAAVLLVVRLVQRSSVQFVLNALFGIGIGALFAWRAARGGGDEGEQALAYFLPGLIYNAVYAALMVFTIAIRWPLVGFIVGSVTGDPTAWHADRRVVRLCSLLTWLLALPCLLRVAVQLPIWYAGTEGWWSTGSAVAALGVAKLVMGWPLQVACLAGMVWVLTRNKTPVEPGRPAPQV from the coding sequence ATGACCGAGCCCGAGGCACCCGCCACCACGCCCCCCGCCGCCCCTCCGTCGGCGGCGACCGTCGAGGAGGTCGTGCGCAAGCAGCTCGGCGAGGCCCTCGGCGGCGTCCGGGGCATGCTCGAGGCCGCGGTGCCGACGGTCTGCTTCACGGTGCTTTTCCTGACCCTGCACGACCTGCGGCTGGCGATCACGGTCAGCGTCGCGGCGGCGGCGGTGCTGCTCGTCGTACGGCTGGTGCAACGGTCCTCGGTGCAGTTCGTGCTCAACGCGCTCTTCGGCATCGGCATCGGCGCGCTGTTCGCGTGGCGCGCCGCGCGGGGCGGGGGCGACGAGGGGGAGCAGGCGCTGGCCTACTTCCTGCCCGGCCTGATCTACAACGCCGTCTACGCCGCGCTGATGGTCTTCACCATCGCGATCCGCTGGCCGCTGGTGGGCTTCATCGTCGGCAGCGTCACCGGCGACCCCACGGCCTGGCACGCCGACCGGCGCGTGGTGCGGCTGTGCTCGCTGCTGACCTGGCTGCTGGCGCTGCCGTGCCTGCTGCGCGTCGCCGTGCAGCTGCCGATCTGGTACGCCGGCACCGAGGGCTGGTGGTCGACGGGGTCGGCCGTGGCCGCGCTCGGCGTCGCCAAGCTCGTGATGGGCTGGCCGCTGCAGGTGGCCTGCCTGGCCGGGATGGTCTGGGTGCTGACGCGCAACAAGACCCCCGTCGAGCCGGGCCGGCCGGCCCCGCAGGTCTAG
- a CDS encoding OB-fold nucleic acid binding domain-containing protein, which translates to MAEQHERRAARAARQSDREVDEPRGGHHHGDDGEDHKHRSRLRASISRWASSDREEARELRQDTRKAGLVTVAEAPDREPVILQGTLKTVSLRPRGGVPALEAELYDGSGSITVLWLGRRRIAGITPGRGIRVMGRVGVHDGHRVMYNPRYFLRP; encoded by the coding sequence ATGGCCGAGCAGCACGAGCGCCGCGCCGCCCGGGCGGCCCGTCAGTCCGACCGGGAGGTCGACGAACCCCGGGGCGGTCACCACCACGGCGACGACGGGGAGGACCACAAGCACCGCAGCCGGCTCCGCGCGTCCATCAGCCGATGGGCCAGCAGCGACCGCGAGGAGGCCCGCGAGCTGCGCCAGGACACCCGCAAGGCGGGCCTGGTGACCGTCGCCGAGGCCCCTGACCGCGAGCCGGTCATCCTCCAGGGGACGCTCAAGACCGTCTCGCTCCGTCCCCGTGGCGGGGTGCCGGCGCTGGAGGCCGAGCTCTACGACGGGTCCGGGTCGATCACCGTGCTGTGGCTCGGCCGGCGCCGGATCGCCGGGATCACGCCGGGCCGCGGCATCCGCGTGATGGGACGCGTGGGCGTCCACGACGGCCACCGCGTGATGTACAACCCGCGCTACTTCCTGAGGCCCTGA
- a CDS encoding DUF3710 domain-containing protein: MRFGRRRSGPGDEGADAPVDEVVEDGERDGEEPPARTRETPETGPYDVSEVDLEERQLVDLGSLLLEPADGVELRLQVEEDSGNVAAVLLVGADGALELRPFAASRGGEAWEELRPRIATETERVGGTATEQEGPFGTELLCLVPVTSSEGESATQASRFVGHLGPTWLLRSNLMGNPAVDPEKALPWDALIRSVVVRRGAEAMPPGSPLPLVLPPDARPASE; this comes from the coding sequence GTGAGGTTCGGCCGCAGGCGTTCGGGACCCGGCGACGAGGGAGCAGACGCTCCCGTCGACGAGGTGGTCGAGGACGGGGAGCGGGACGGCGAGGAGCCGCCCGCGCGCACCCGTGAGACCCCCGAGACCGGTCCCTACGACGTCTCCGAGGTCGACCTCGAGGAGCGTCAGCTGGTCGACCTGGGCAGCCTGCTGCTCGAGCCCGCCGACGGCGTCGAGCTGCGGCTCCAGGTCGAGGAGGACTCCGGCAACGTCGCCGCCGTGCTGCTCGTGGGCGCCGACGGCGCCCTGGAGCTGCGTCCCTTCGCCGCCTCGCGCGGCGGCGAGGCCTGGGAGGAGCTGCGACCGCGGATCGCGACCGAGACCGAGCGGGTCGGCGGCACCGCCACCGAGCAGGAGGGCCCCTTCGGCACCGAGCTGCTGTGCCTGGTGCCGGTCACCTCCTCCGAGGGCGAGTCGGCCACCCAGGCGAGCCGCTTCGTCGGCCACCTCGGCCCGACCTGGCTGCTGCGCTCCAACCTGATGGGCAACCCGGCCGTCGACCCCGAGAAGGCGCTGCCGTGGGACGCGCTGATCCGGTCGGTGGTCGTGCGTCGCGGTGCCGAGGCGATGCCGCCCGGCTCCCCGCTGCCGCTGGTGCTGCCGCCCGACGCCAGGCCCGCGTCGGAGTAG
- the dut gene encoding dUTP diphosphatase, giving the protein MVRIAVTRLDPGLPLPSYAHPGDAGADLHAATEVTLAPGERALVPTGIALALPEGHVGLVHPRSGLAARHGISIVNAPGTIDAGYRGEVQVCLVNTDREAPFTVRRGDRIAQLVVQRCETAVFEEVADVADLGASDRGDGGYGSTGGFASAEQSTREGAAS; this is encoded by the coding sequence ATGGTGCGCATCGCTGTGACCAGGCTGGACCCCGGGCTGCCGCTCCCGTCGTACGCCCACCCCGGCGACGCCGGCGCCGACCTCCACGCCGCCACCGAGGTCACCCTCGCCCCCGGCGAGCGCGCCCTGGTCCCGACCGGGATCGCCCTGGCGCTGCCCGAGGGCCACGTCGGCCTGGTGCACCCGCGCTCGGGGCTGGCGGCGCGCCACGGCATCTCGATCGTCAACGCGCCGGGCACGATCGACGCGGGCTACCGCGGCGAGGTGCAGGTGTGCCTGGTCAACACCGACCGCGAGGCGCCGTTCACCGTGCGCCGCGGCGACAGGATCGCCCAGCTGGTCGTGCAGCGCTGCGAGACGGCCGTGTTCGAGGAGGTCGCCGACGTCGCCGACCTGGGCGCGTCCGACCGGGGCGACGGGGGCTACGGTTCGACGGGAGGCTTCGCCTCCGCGGAGCAGTCGACGAGGGAAGGCGCAGCATCGTGA
- a CDS encoding DUF3093 domain-containing protein, with translation MPPTDSPAPSGASGTAYSERLHVPLRWWVQATMLLATVWLAFVVAMPPWVASLLAGGLLVATYAFFAWVGSAVVAVRDGELRAGRAHIATRLLGPAEPLDAEQTRRVHGVDADARAFLVTRPYLKRAVLVPVLDPADPTPYWLVSTRHPGPLAAALEGSAGTPGA, from the coding sequence GTGCCGCCGACCGACTCCCCCGCGCCGTCCGGCGCGTCGGGGACCGCCTACTCCGAGCGCCTGCACGTGCCGCTGCGCTGGTGGGTGCAGGCCACGATGCTGCTCGCGACGGTCTGGCTGGCGTTCGTGGTCGCGATGCCCCCGTGGGTGGCGTCCCTGCTCGCGGGCGGGCTGCTGGTCGCGACGTACGCCTTCTTCGCGTGGGTCGGCAGCGCGGTCGTCGCGGTCCGCGACGGCGAGCTGCGGGCCGGTCGCGCCCACATCGCCACCCGGCTGCTCGGCCCGGCCGAGCCGCTCGACGCCGAGCAGACCCGGCGGGTGCACGGCGTGGACGCCGACGCCCGGGCGTTCCTGGTGACCCGCCCCTACCTCAAGCGGGCGGTGCTCGTGCCGGTGCTCGACCCGGCCGACCCGACGCCGTACTGGCTGGTCTCCACGCGCCACCCCGGCCCGCTGGCCGCGGCGCTCGAGGGCTCGGCGGGCACGCCCGGCGCGTAG
- a CDS encoding DUF4235 domain-containing protein: MAKHDEPAKDSSKVWSIFSLAAALLGATVARKTVTKSWQAATGKNPPANPADPDVQMWEAVLWAAASGMAIQIARMLFSRKAADYYAKSTGHLPPGLGKDDQSTKADPATT; the protein is encoded by the coding sequence ATGGCCAAGCACGACGAACCCGCGAAGGACAGCTCGAAGGTCTGGTCGATCTTCTCCCTGGCAGCGGCGCTGCTGGGAGCGACCGTGGCTCGCAAGACGGTGACGAAGTCCTGGCAGGCGGCCACCGGCAAGAACCCGCCCGCCAACCCCGCCGACCCCGACGTCCAGATGTGGGAGGCGGTCCTGTGGGCCGCCGCCAGCGGCATGGCCATCCAGATCGCCCGGATGCTGTTCTCCCGCAAGGCGGCGGACTACTACGCCAAGTCGACCGGACACCTGCCCCCCGGTCTCGGCAAGGACGACCAGAGCACCAAGGCCGACCCCGCCACCACCTGA
- a CDS encoding DUF4193 domain-containing protein, with the protein MATDYDAPRKTEEEQNEDSLEELKARRHDKNSGKVDEDEAEAAESFELPGADLSHEELAVEVKPKQLDEFTCMSCFLVHHRSQLADEKKLICRDCI; encoded by the coding sequence ATGGCAACCGACTACGACGCCCCTCGCAAGACCGAGGAGGAGCAGAACGAAGACAGCCTCGAGGAGCTCAAGGCCCGTCGGCACGACAAGAACTCCGGCAAGGTCGACGAGGACGAGGCCGAGGCGGCCGAGTCCTTCGAGCTGCCGGGTGCGGACCTCTCGCACGAGGAGCTGGCCGTCGAGGTCAAGCCCAAGCAGCTGGACGAGTTCACCTGCATGAGCTGCTTCCTGGTGCACCACCGCAGCCAGCTCGCCGACGAGAAGAAGCTCATCTGCCGCGACTGCATCTGA
- a CDS encoding inositol monophosphatase family protein, producing the protein MVPEGDGTDRELLDLALRVAREAGALALRMRHEGVEVAATKSSDTDVVTRADRASEELLRERILAARPDDAIVGEEGDDVRGGSGVRWVLDPVDGTVNYLYGLPHWAVSVAAARTVDGVEQVVAGAVVAPVLGREYAALHGAGSWRDGVRLQVREPAAPEAALVATGFSYSRDVRTRQGRAVAELLARVRDVRRGGSCALDLCALAEGAVDAYVEEGPYWWDHAAAGLVATEAGAVVDVSAGPELDLVVAAPAAAYDGFERLVRECGFRG; encoded by the coding sequence GTGGTCCCCGAGGGGGACGGCACCGACCGGGAGCTGCTCGACCTGGCGCTGAGGGTCGCCCGCGAGGCGGGCGCGCTCGCGCTGCGGATGCGCCACGAGGGGGTCGAGGTCGCGGCCACCAAGTCCAGCGACACCGACGTCGTCACCCGGGCCGACCGCGCCAGCGAGGAGCTGCTGCGCGAGCGGATCCTGGCCGCACGCCCCGACGACGCGATCGTGGGGGAGGAGGGCGACGACGTCCGGGGCGGCTCCGGGGTGCGCTGGGTCCTCGACCCGGTCGACGGCACCGTCAACTACCTCTACGGCCTGCCCCACTGGGCGGTCTCGGTCGCCGCGGCCCGCACCGTCGACGGCGTGGAGCAGGTCGTGGCCGGCGCGGTCGTCGCCCCGGTGCTCGGCCGCGAGTACGCCGCGCTCCACGGCGCCGGCTCCTGGCGCGACGGCGTCCGGCTGCAGGTGCGCGAGCCGGCGGCGCCCGAGGCGGCGCTGGTGGCCACCGGGTTCAGCTACTCCCGCGACGTCCGGACCCGCCAGGGCCGGGCCGTCGCCGAGCTGCTCGCCCGCGTCCGCGACGTGCGCCGGGGCGGCTCGTGCGCGCTCGACCTGTGCGCGCTCGCCGAGGGCGCGGTCGACGCCTACGTCGAGGAGGGGCCGTACTGGTGGGACCACGCCGCCGCCGGCCTGGTGGCCACCGAGGCGGGGGCGGTGGTCGACGTCTCGGCGGGGCCCGAGCTGGACCTCGTGGTGGCGGCGCCCGCCGCGGCGTACGACGGGTTCGAGCGGCTGGTCCGGGAGTGCGGCTTCCGGGGCTGA